One stretch of Eubacteriales bacterium DNA includes these proteins:
- a CDS encoding chromate transporter produces the protein MIYLQLFYEFFKVGLFAFGGGLATIPFLYDIADRTGWFTYQQLADMVAVSESTPGPIGINMATYVGFTSKGILGAVVATFGLVAPSVILILIVAKFLKSYNENKIVRSVFYGIRPASTGLIAAAGYTIVTMSLINIDLFSSTGLLLDLLNLKAILLAIAVLIVLIKFKKINPIFLILLSAVIGMVFSF, from the coding sequence ATGATTTACCTCCAGTTATTTTATGAATTTTTCAAAGTGGGGCTGTTTGCATTTGGGGGCGGACTTGCAACCATTCCGTTTTTATATGACATAGCAGACAGGACAGGCTGGTTCACGTACCAGCAGCTTGCAGACATGGTTGCAGTTTCAGAATCTACTCCAGGCCCCATCGGCATCAATATGGCGACATATGTCGGGTTTACTTCAAAGGGAATATTAGGAGCGGTGGTAGCAACATTTGGTTTGGTAGCTCCGTCTGTAATTTTAATACTTATAGTGGCAAAGTTTTTAAAATCGTATAATGAGAACAAAATAGTTCGGTCTGTCTTTTATGGTATACGCCCAGCTTCAACGGGGCTGATAGCCGCAGCGGGTTATACTATTGTAACTATGTCTTTAATTAATATAGACTTATTTAGCAGTACAGGCCTTTTGCTTGATTTATTAAACTTAAAAGCTATTCTGCTTGCAATAGCTGTATTAATTGTTTTGATTAAATTTAAAAAAATAAATCCGATATTTTTAATACTTCTTTCAGCTGTGATAGGAATGGTATTTAGTTTTTAA
- the feoB gene encoding ferrous iron transport protein B, which translates to MSIKIALVGNPNCGKTTMFNALTGSSQYVGNWPGVTVEKKEGKLKGCPGVMIMDLPGIYSLSPYTLEEVIARNYLMDEKPDAIINIVDATNIERNLYLTTQLKELGIPLVIALNMMDVVDKSGDKIDIEKLSEELSCDIIKTSALKGYGSKEVAKKAIELSGSKNISVLEDCFSSDVEKALLEISSLIKGDVDEDMVRWYSVKLFEGDKNATSKLKLSETTKNTISGIINKCEAALDDDGESIITNERYAYIKKILKNFVKKKDTKMLTTSDKIDKVITNRWLALPIFAAVMFLVYYISVSTVGAWLTDWTNDVLFGEIIPPAVEGFLTSINTANWLSSLILDGIIGGVGAVLGFLPQMLILFLLLAILEDCGYMARIAFIMDRVFRKFGLSGKSFIPILIGTGCGVPGIMAARTIENERDRKMTIITTTFIPCSAKLPIIALIAGALFGGAWWVAPSAYFIGIGAIIVSGIILKKTKAFAGEAAPFVMELPAYHIPGTKTVLIHMWDRGKSFIKKAGTIIFIACGIIWFLSSFSWQMEMVDTSESMLAVLGSFIAPVFAPLGWGTWEPSVATITGLVAKENVVGTFGVLYGIEVVADNGAEIWSSLQAAFTPLAAFSFLVFNLLCAPCFAAIGAIRREMGNFKWTIFAVGYQTIFAYAISLVVYQIGMLITGANFGIWSLVSVILFALISYLLFRPGKVIGGKLIKEGLQC; encoded by the coding sequence ATGTCAATAAAAATTGCACTTGTCGGCAATCCGAATTGCGGCAAGACTACAATGTTCAACGCATTGACCGGCAGTTCTCAATATGTCGGGAATTGGCCGGGCGTTACAGTTGAAAAAAAAGAAGGAAAATTAAAGGGCTGCCCCGGGGTCATGATCATGGATCTGCCCGGAATTTATTCGCTTTCGCCCTATACTTTAGAAGAAGTTATCGCACGTAACTATTTAATGGATGAAAAACCAGACGCTATTATAAATATCGTCGATGCTACTAATATAGAACGTAATTTATACTTAACTACGCAGCTAAAAGAACTTGGGATACCGCTTGTTATCGCGCTTAACATGATGGACGTAGTAGATAAATCAGGTGACAAAATAGACATTGAAAAACTATCTGAGGAGCTCTCATGCGATATTATAAAGACATCCGCCCTTAAAGGATATGGTTCAAAAGAAGTTGCCAAAAAAGCAATAGAACTTTCCGGCAGTAAAAATATCAGCGTTTTGGAAGACTGTTTTTCAAGCGATGTAGAAAAAGCGCTGCTTGAAATATCTTCTTTAATCAAAGGCGACGTAGATGAAGATATGGTGCGTTGGTATTCTGTTAAGCTCTTTGAAGGCGACAAAAACGCTACGTCGAAATTAAAATTAAGCGAAACAACCAAAAATACAATCAGCGGCATTATAAATAAATGCGAGGCTGCTTTAGATGATGACGGCGAAAGTATCATAACAAATGAACGATACGCTTACATAAAAAAGATACTTAAAAATTTCGTTAAGAAAAAAGATACTAAGATGTTAACAACATCGGATAAAATCGATAAAGTCATTACCAACCGCTGGCTTGCGTTACCTATTTTTGCAGCCGTAATGTTTTTGGTTTACTATATCTCGGTATCGACCGTAGGCGCATGGCTAACAGACTGGACTAACGATGTGCTTTTCGGCGAAATAATCCCGCCTGCCGTTGAGGGATTTCTTACCTCTATAAATACTGCAAATTGGCTCTCCTCTCTAATCCTTGACGGCATCATAGGCGGCGTTGGCGCAGTTCTTGGGTTCTTGCCACAGATGCTCATTTTATTCCTGCTTTTAGCCATACTAGAAGACTGCGGCTACATGGCGCGGATAGCTTTCATCATGGATAGGGTATTTAGAAAGTTCGGCCTTTCCGGAAAATCTTTTATACCTATACTAATCGGAACAGGCTGCGGCGTCCCTGGTATCATGGCTGCACGTACTATAGAAAACGAACGGGACCGTAAAATGACTATAATCACTACAACATTTATACCTTGTTCTGCTAAGCTGCCGATTATAGCTTTAATAGCCGGCGCCTTGTTCGGCGGTGCATGGTGGGTGGCACCCAGTGCTTACTTCATAGGGATCGGGGCCATTATAGTATCCGGCATAATATTAAAGAAAACCAAAGCCTTTGCAGGCGAAGCGGCACCTTTTGTTATGGAGCTTCCGGCATATCACATACCGGGCACCAAGACTGTTTTAATACATATGTGGGACAGAGGAAAATCCTTTATCAAAAAAGCCGGAACGATCATATTTATTGCCTGCGGAATAATCTGGTTTTTATCAAGCTTTAGCTGGCAGATGGAAATGGTCGATACGTCTGAATCTATGCTTGCGGTCTTAGGCAGTTTTATCGCTCCTGTTTTCGCCCCTCTTGGCTGGGGTACCTGGGAACCTTCGGTCGCAACCATTACAGGTTTAGTAGCTAAGGAAAACGTAGTTGGAACTTTCGGTGTTTTATACGGAATAGAAGTTGTTGCAGATAACGGGGCTGAGATATGGTCTAGCTTGCAGGCAGCATTTACACCTTTGGCAGCATTTTCGTTCCTGGTATTTAACTTACTATGCGCTCCATGTTTTGCTGCTATCGGTGCTATCAGGCGTGAAATGGGTAACTTTAAATGGACGATATTTGCAGTTGGCTATCAGACTATATTTGCTTATGCAATATCGCTTGTAGTATATCAGATAGGTATGCTCATAACCGGCGCAAACTTTGGAATTTGGTCTTTAGTATCTGTAATCTTATTTGCGCTGATATCATATCTGCTGTTTAGGCCAGGGAAAGTTATCGGCGGAAAATTAATTAAGGAAGGTTTACAATGTTAG
- a CDS encoding energy-coupling factor transporter transmembrane component T — MVKIRHIFNIYHPLVIFIYIAAALIFTMLTLNPCLVLISLVCGSIYSIYLNGSRHFISTLKIAFPMFLIIALFNPLLNHRGLTVLFYLFDNPITKESIIYGVCQAGVISSVFIWFSCYNAIMLNDKFLYLFKKISPTISLMTSMTMRLIPLIKYKATRIFSFSKAVEGGKRNSAKGAVKKTTVLMYDIMEQSIITADSMRCRGFGVKKRTSYSDFRFRTHDYIAVVVLAFLILANAFLFIKLDEGFAFYPKLINISKPILYYLPYIILLVFPLLLEIKESILWKI; from the coding sequence ATGGTAAAAATACGCCATATATTTAATATATACCACCCTTTAGTAATATTTATATACATTGCTGCAGCGCTTATCTTTACAATGCTTACGTTAAATCCATGTCTTGTATTGATATCGCTTGTCTGCGGCAGTATCTATTCGATATACTTAAATGGCTCAAGGCATTTTATATCGACATTAAAAATTGCATTTCCTATGTTTTTGATAATCGCACTGTTTAACCCCCTATTAAATCATAGGGGGCTAACGGTGCTTTTTTATCTGTTTGACAATCCGATTACAAAAGAATCTATTATTTACGGAGTATGCCAGGCGGGCGTTATCAGCTCTGTTTTTATATGGTTCTCGTGTTATAACGCTATTATGTTAAACGATAAGTTTTTATATTTATTTAAAAAAATTTCTCCGACTATTTCACTTATGACTTCTATGACAATGCGGCTTATCCCGCTTATTAAATATAAGGCAACTAGGATATTCAGTTTCTCAAAAGCAGTTGAAGGAGGAAAAAGAAACAGCGCAAAAGGCGCAGTTAAAAAGACGACGGTACTTATGTACGATATAATGGAACAAAGTATAATAACTGCCGATTCTATGCGATGCCGCGGTTTTGGAGTAAAAAAGCGTACTTCTTATTCGGATTTTCGCTTTAGGACCCACGATTATATAGCAGTCGTAGTTTTGGCCTTTTTAATTTTAGCAAATGCCTTTTTATTTATAAAATTAGATGAAGGTTTTGCTTTTTATCCGAAGTTAATTAATATAAGCAAGCCTATATTATACTACCTGCCGTACATCATACTATTAGTTTTTCCGCTTTTGCTAGAGATAAAGGAGAGTATTTTATGGAAGATTTAA
- a CDS encoding DUF4430 domain-containing protein encodes MKKMKRILSLLVAMVLVAAIFAGCSSSSTQTSDENLLSCTITIDATTASEAGYEGAGDGVMLAETTVNFSEGETAYDVLSDVAQQNDFPVVKADASGFVYITGINSLSEGDIGSYSGWMYSVNGEYVQVSCSEYEVQEGDALVFIYTCDGGTDIGAW; translated from the coding sequence ATGAAAAAGATGAAAAGAATCTTAAGTTTGCTTGTCGCAATGGTGCTTGTAGCCGCTATTTTTGCAGGGTGCTCATCCTCGTCTACTCAAACAAGCGATGAAAATCTATTAAGCTGTACTATAACTATAGATGCAACTACAGCTAGTGAAGCAGGATATGAAGGAGCCGGTGACGGCGTTATGCTGGCGGAGACAACAGTTAATTTTAGCGAAGGCGAAACGGCATATGACGTTTTAAGCGACGTGGCACAGCAAAACGACTTTCCGGTTGTAAAGGCAGATGCTTCTGGTTTTGTCTATATAACTGGCATAAATTCACTTTCAGAAGGTGATATAGGTTCTTACTCAGGCTGGATGTACAGCGTCAACGGAGAATATGTTCAGGTAAGCTGTTCTGAATATGAAGTTCAAGAGGGAGACGCTTTGGTATTTATATATACTTGTGACGGAGGTACAGATATAGGGGCATGGTAA
- a CDS encoding SIR2 family protein — protein sequence MRINQMIDKIKEANVENKLVVFIGAGVSSNSGYKPWQELIREMDKKIKYSEDPSDKRYSNDELLRIPQYFCQSDPEAYKETIEDNYSFLPEKTNKIIDKILELKPHHIITTNFDTLIEFSIRETGRKIIESRTQNHYAFIRKDQDLISVSQNNLLIKMHGDINEFDSIVLKEDDYLNYSSSHILIETFIKALLIDHTFLFVGYGVNDYNLKLIMNWVDNVVLNYKMDKDIRRPHFFINPDIKPLSKFDKKYFETKNIYVIDAASLPAAVKNLKAEEMSSELGKNVLRTVRYIIRGNPTSNMVSYVCKKLEFFSNLDRIIFEDILDVLDGDSLSYKLIDGVLYCSRDTVKYSEAMAVVINVCEKGLGDSEADFIKEILIKAGVIKIVIAGTSKSTEIILEDKKGKDETLFNAIVERDFETIHEKIKSGTVDKLYLAYLKMFVGDPGSKKTLMEIESSIAEENYAKQVIFAHNASQFIINIALPKKIVDVLSSDEKRYITPLCDLAFEFTQLYAAWAISSMEIMQKYSAFNEEDMQWFDVKDDSFSILRSRIIDTVKYFISNGVYTFGCLTGDFNISRYLHLLGAYIDTMLFFESPHCQREKCDAFRLNKEDMLIITSYIEPDVFKFMLKKNNVEKLDLSKECIDYLLLVLKNVIKERARRIIKGEEDNPYLVRVTKAANVLLNLCDLGEQEQDVIEDIAEKMPDVILNKNA from the coding sequence ATGAGAATAAACCAGATGATAGATAAAATTAAAGAAGCAAACGTTGAAAATAAGTTGGTTGTCTTTATCGGCGCGGGAGTATCCAGTAATTCCGGGTATAAGCCCTGGCAGGAATTAATCCGTGAGATGGATAAAAAGATAAAGTATAGCGAGGACCCGTCTGACAAGCGATACAGCAACGATGAGCTTTTAAGGATACCCCAATATTTTTGCCAGTCAGACCCTGAGGCTTATAAAGAAACTATTGAAGATAATTACAGTTTCCTTCCGGAAAAGACGAACAAGATAATAGATAAAATTCTTGAACTAAAACCACACCATATTATAACTACTAATTTTGATACCCTTATAGAGTTTTCAATAAGGGAAACGGGTAGGAAGATAATAGAAAGCAGGACGCAAAATCACTATGCTTTTATAAGAAAAGACCAGGACCTTATATCTGTCAGCCAAAACAACCTTTTGATAAAGATGCACGGAGACATAAACGAGTTTGACAGTATAGTGTTAAAAGAAGACGATTATTTAAATTACTCTAGTTCTCATATATTAATAGAGACTTTTATAAAGGCCCTTTTAATAGACCATACTTTTTTGTTTGTAGGTTACGGAGTCAACGATTATAACTTAAAACTTATCATGAATTGGGTTGATAACGTAGTTTTAAATTATAAAATGGATAAAGACATAAGACGTCCGCATTTCTTTATTAATCCGGACATAAAACCTCTTTCCAAATTTGACAAGAAGTATTTTGAAACTAAAAATATTTATGTAATAGATGCAGCATCTCTGCCGGCTGCAGTTAAAAACTTAAAGGCAGAGGAGATGTCAAGCGAGCTTGGGAAGAACGTCCTCCGCACTGTTAGATATATAATACGCGGCAACCCAACATCTAATATGGTTAGCTACGTATGCAAAAAGCTTGAGTTTTTCTCTAATTTAGACAGGATTATATTTGAGGATATATTAGACGTGCTGGATGGCGATTCTTTATCTTATAAACTAATAGATGGGGTGCTTTATTGCAGCCGTGATACTGTTAAGTATTCAGAGGCGATGGCTGTCGTTATAAATGTATGTGAGAAGGGGCTAGGCGATAGTGAAGCTGACTTTATAAAAGAGATTCTTATAAAGGCCGGAGTTATAAAGATAGTAATAGCGGGTACATCTAAAAGCACTGAGATAATACTTGAAGATAAAAAGGGAAAAGACGAGACTTTATTTAATGCAATAGTTGAAAGAGATTTTGAAACTATACATGAAAAAATAAAATCAGGAACTGTTGATAAACTGTATCTTGCATATTTGAAGATGTTTGTTGGAGATCCTGGCAGTAAAAAAACACTTATGGAAATCGAAAGCAGTATAGCTGAAGAAAACTATGCCAAGCAGGTGATTTTTGCCCACAATGCCAGCCAATTTATAATCAACATAGCACTTCCCAAAAAGATAGTCGATGTTTTATCATCTGATGAGAAAAGATACATAACGCCGCTTTGCGATTTGGCTTTTGAGTTTACACAGCTTTATGCCGCCTGGGCCATATCTTCTATGGAAATAATGCAGAAATACAGTGCCTTTAATGAAGAGGATATGCAATGGTTCGATGTAAAGGACGACAGTTTTAGTATTTTAAGAAGCAGGATAATAGACACAGTTAAATATTTTATAAGTAACGGGGTTTACACATTCGGGTGCTTAACCGGTGATTTTAATATATCACGTTATTTACATTTGCTCGGGGCTTATATAGATACTATGTTATTTTTTGAGTCTCCGCATTGCCAGAGGGAAAAATGCGATGCCTTCAGGCTTAACAAGGAAGATATGCTCATAATCACAAGTTATATAGAACCGGATGTATTTAAGTTTATGCTTAAAAAAAATAACGTTGAGAAATTAGATTTAAGTAAGGAATGCATAGATTATTTACTTTTAGTTTTAAAGAATGTGATTAAAGAGAGGGCAAGGCGTATTATAAAGGGAGAAGAAGATAACCCTTATCTAGTCAGAGTTACTAAAGCGGCTAATGTGCTTTTAAATCTGTGCGATTTAGGCGAACAGGAGCAGGACGTGATAGAAGATATCGCGGAAAAAATGCCAGATGTTATCTTAAATAAGAATGCTTAA
- a CDS encoding chromate transporter, with protein MKQLTNLFLTFVKIGLVSFGGGYSNLPILQYEIVEKKNWVTNEELIDYYAIGQCAPGIIFINVAVFVGRKIKGVLGGITAALGVVFPSLLVITIVATFISNFSDLPIVKSAFVGIRACVCALIANAVIKLWKNSVLDIFTAVIFFGVFISVAFMDVSPVIVVILAAVTGIAVKSRGGKKV; from the coding sequence ATGAAGCAGCTTACTAATCTGTTTTTAACTTTTGTCAAGATAGGCTTGGTGTCTTTTGGCGGAGGCTACTCCAACCTTCCTATTTTACAATATGAGATAGTTGAGAAGAAGAACTGGGTCACAAATGAAGAATTAATTGACTATTATGCGATAGGGCAGTGTGCCCCGGGTATTATTTTCATTAATGTGGCTGTTTTTGTCGGAAGGAAAATTAAAGGGGTATTAGGCGGTATAACTGCAGCTTTGGGCGTTGTTTTTCCATCTTTGTTAGTGATAACGATAGTCGCAACTTTTATAAGTAATTTTTCCGATCTGCCTATAGTAAAAAGTGCATTTGTGGGTATAAGGGCATGCGTATGTGCGCTTATAGCAAATGCTGTCATAAAACTATGGAAAAATTCTGTTTTAGATATTTTTACAGCAGTAATCTTTTTTGGTGTTTTCATATCAGTGGCATTTATGGATGTATCTCCTGTCATCGTAGTTATTTTAGCAGCGGTTACCGGTATCGCCGTAAAAAGTAGAGGAGGTAAGAAAGTATGA
- a CDS encoding arylamine N-acetyltransferase has translation MDWTGFYEPIPDVDAYLKRINIKKQEPSREYLDALVFAHQCSIPFETLDVTDYRRPVSLLTKDMFNKIIIRKRGGYCFELNGLFVLLLQSLGFNAYSCPCRMLMTDDPVPMPATHRASIIKLDNELLFCDVGFGGPMPAGSLIFKEGIEQTVKGETFWFNKESDYWYTLNRRTSGKTKVDTAELYRPEVKNKVTTLSLLSVTPLNYLPVDFYGPNLVRCTGESAFPMRTVALRRPDGYISLIGNTFTEVKGSLRTRISVTEEEAKEILRTRFHLTPEQ, from the coding sequence ATGGACTGGACCGGATTTTACGAACCAATACCCGACGTAGACGCATACTTAAAACGCATTAATATAAAGAAGCAAGAACCTTCACGCGAATATCTAGACGCACTTGTTTTTGCCCACCAATGTTCAATCCCTTTTGAAACACTAGACGTAACAGATTACCGCCGACCGGTTTCACTCTTAACAAAAGACATGTTTAATAAAATTATAATAAGAAAACGCGGCGGCTACTGTTTTGAGTTAAACGGTTTATTCGTCCTCCTTTTACAGTCCCTTGGCTTCAATGCATATTCCTGTCCCTGCCGTATGCTCATGACAGACGACCCTGTCCCAATGCCGGCGACACACCGTGCCAGCATTATTAAGCTAGATAATGAACTATTGTTCTGCGACGTAGGGTTTGGCGGGCCAATGCCAGCCGGCAGCTTGATATTTAAAGAAGGTATCGAGCAGACAGTTAAAGGAGAAACGTTCTGGTTTAATAAAGAATCTGATTACTGGTATACGCTAAACCGCAGGACATCAGGTAAAACCAAAGTTGATACTGCAGAGCTTTACCGCCCGGAGGTGAAAAATAAAGTAACTACTCTGTCTTTGCTGTCTGTTACTCCTCTAAATTATTTACCGGTAGATTTTTACGGCCCCAACTTGGTTAGATGCACAGGAGAATCGGCTTTCCCTATGCGAACTGTTGCACTGAGAAGGCCAGATGGATACATTTCACTTATAGGAAACACTTTTACAGAAGTAAAAGGCTCTTTGCGTACTCGAATTTCTGTAACCGAAGAGGAAGCAAAAGAAATCCTGCGTACAAGATTTCACTTAACTCCTGAACAATAA
- a CDS encoding FeoA domain-containing protein — MPLSMAKIGEINSIKKISGKSNTKRFLETLGFVVGEEVFVVTELCGNIIVNIKNSRIAISREMANRIIV; from the coding sequence ATGCCTTTAAGCATGGCTAAAATCGGAGAGATAAACTCCATAAAGAAAATAAGCGGAAAAAGCAACACAAAGCGCTTCCTTGAGACTCTTGGTTTTGTTGTAGGCGAAGAAGTCTTTGTCGTAACCGAATTATGCGGTAACATTATAGTAAATATAAAAAATTCAAGGATTGCTATAAGCCGTGAAATGGCAAATAGAATAATAGTATAA
- a CDS encoding glutamate synthase-related protein translates to MLYSKTNDVLGTVNRGDAAESGLCTLCRADCMGKCETFLSSMLGRKMLYPRDFGTVTAGSSNINPLGTSYDSLRINGYNYGAQGITNNLTNSADDCIFPNVSIETEFGGEIKTKSRVPLMTGALGSTFIAAKYWESFAIGAALNGFPIVIGENVVGIDKAAIIENGKIVKAPELDRRIGVFLKYYDGYGAIIVQMNVEDTNNGVAEYVIDKYGDKVIIELKWGQGAKDIGGEIQVKDLDYAIFLKNRGYVVDPDPTKPEVQQAFKSGAIKSFARHSRLGYTDMSSVNQVRESFMASVERLRKLGFKRISLKTGSYGMEALAMAIKYASDAKLDLLTIDGSGGGTGMSPWNMMESWGVPSLLLHSKAYEYASILANKGEKVVDMAFAGGLAREDHIFKALALGAPFVKMICMGRAMMIPGFLGSNIEGVLKPERREAINGNWNKLPTSVTAIGASADEIFAGYHDVLKKVGSDEMKNIPYGAIAITTLVDKLGCGLQQLMAGARKFKLSEIARSDIFSGNRETEKETGIPFITDVKDENAKKILE, encoded by the coding sequence ATGCTGTACTCAAAAACTAACGATGTACTAGGAACCGTAAATCGCGGTGATGCTGCGGAATCGGGGCTATGTACCCTTTGCCGTGCGGATTGCATGGGCAAATGTGAGACCTTTCTTTCTAGTATGCTAGGAAGAAAAATGCTATATCCAAGGGACTTTGGTACCGTAACTGCGGGAAGTTCCAACATCAACCCATTAGGCACATCTTATGATTCGCTTAGAATTAACGGCTATAATTATGGGGCGCAAGGGATAACAAATAACCTTACCAATTCTGCTGACGATTGTATTTTTCCAAACGTATCGATAGAAACGGAATTTGGAGGGGAGATCAAGACAAAATCAAGGGTACCGTTAATGACGGGCGCGCTTGGCTCGACGTTTATTGCCGCTAAGTATTGGGAATCTTTTGCCATTGGCGCGGCGCTTAATGGTTTTCCTATAGTTATTGGAGAAAATGTTGTCGGAATAGATAAAGCAGCTATTATCGAAAATGGCAAGATAGTAAAAGCCCCGGAACTGGATAGGCGCATAGGCGTATTTTTAAAATATTACGACGGTTATGGTGCTATTATAGTGCAGATGAACGTGGAAGATACGAATAACGGCGTTGCAGAGTATGTTATCGACAAATATGGCGATAAGGTGATTATAGAGCTAAAGTGGGGGCAAGGAGCCAAAGACATAGGCGGAGAGATCCAGGTAAAAGATTTAGACTATGCTATTTTCCTTAAGAACAGGGGATATGTGGTAGACCCAGATCCGACAAAGCCGGAGGTTCAGCAGGCATTTAAGAGCGGAGCTATTAAATCCTTTGCAAGACACAGCCGATTAGGTTATACTGATATGTCTTCTGTTAATCAGGTAAGGGAAAGCTTTATGGCCTCGGTTGAACGGCTTCGCAAACTAGGGTTTAAGAGGATATCTCTAAAGACCGGGAGTTACGGAATGGAAGCTTTGGCTATGGCAATTAAGTATGCATCAGATGCTAAACTGGACCTGCTTACAATAGACGGGTCTGGCGGCGGAACGGGAATGAGCCCTTGGAACATGATGGAGTCTTGGGGTGTTCCGTCTTTGCTTTTGCATTCAAAAGCATATGAATATGCAAGTATACTTGCTAATAAAGGTGAAAAGGTAGTTGATATGGCTTTTGCAGGCGGCCTTGCACGGGAAGATCATATCTTTAAGGCGCTGGCGTTAGGCGCTCCTTTTGTAAAAATGATCTGCATGGGCAGAGCAATGATGATCCCGGGGTTCCTTGGTTCTAATATTGAAGGCGTTTTAAAACCTGAGAGGAGAGAAGCTATAAATGGAAACTGGAATAAGCTTCCAACGTCTGTTACAGCTATTGGGGCATCGGCGGATGAGATTTTTGCAGGATATCATGATGTACTTAAAAAAGTAGGTAGTGATGAAATGAAGAACATTCCATACGGTGCAATAGCAATTACTACATTAGTAGATAAACTAGGATGCGGATTGCAGCAGCTTATGGCAGGAGCAAGAAAATTTAAGCTAAGCGAGATAGCAAGAAGCGATATTTTCTCAGGAAACAGAGAGACCGAGAAAGAAACGGGAATACCGTTTATTACAGACGTAAAGGATGAAAATGCTAAGAAGATTCTTGAATAA
- a CDS encoding ferrous iron transport protein A: protein MQTLKETKCGSTVTIVKLNGTGAVKRRIMDMGITKGCKVFVRKVAPLGDPIEINIRGYELSLRKADAEMIEVM from the coding sequence ATGCAGACATTAAAAGAAACAAAATGCGGTTCAACCGTCACTATTGTTAAATTAAACGGAACTGGTGCTGTTAAACGCAGGATAATGGATATGGGAATAACCAAAGGATGCAAAGTATTTGTGCGCAAGGTGGCGCCTTTAGGGGACCCTATTGAAATCAATATCCGCGGATATGAATTAAGTTTGCGCAAAGCCGATGCAGAAATGATAGAAGTAATGTAG